One segment of uncultured Tolumonas sp. DNA contains the following:
- the rfbB gene encoding dTDP-glucose 4,6-dehydratase, with amino-acid sequence MSRCLLITGGAGFIGANFVHYWLKTHPTNRVFVLDALTYAGNIETLRPLMDNPNFRFVKGNICNSELVEMLLRDEQIDTLVHFAAESHVDRSITDPDAFIETNIIGTHSLLKAARAVWLADPANPLPHRFHHVSTDEVYGTLELTDPAFTEATAYAPNSPYSASKAASDHLVRAYHHTYGLQVTTSNCSNNYGYYHFPEKLIPLCLTNILDNKALPIYGDGKQIRDWLFVEDHCRGIELVLDKGVIGETYNIGGVNEWLNIDIVHLICELVEGEFTADSSLVTRYPASPCAKGESAKSLITYVTDRAGHDRRYAVGTEKIQRELGYQPQETFQTGIAKTIKWYLANENWWRPLKK; translated from the coding sequence ATGAGTCGCTGTTTATTGATTACTGGCGGCGCTGGTTTTATCGGCGCTAACTTTGTTCATTACTGGCTGAAAACGCATCCGACAAATCGAGTTTTTGTGCTCGACGCGCTGACTTACGCTGGCAATATTGAAACCCTGCGTCCGTTGATGGATAACCCGAATTTCCGTTTCGTGAAAGGGAATATATGTAATTCTGAACTGGTTGAAATGCTGCTGCGTGATGAGCAGATCGACACGTTAGTGCACTTTGCCGCAGAGTCGCATGTTGACCGCTCTATCACTGATCCGGATGCCTTTATCGAAACTAATATCATCGGTACCCACAGTCTCTTGAAAGCAGCTCGAGCAGTGTGGTTGGCTGATCCGGCGAACCCGTTGCCACATCGCTTTCACCATGTATCTACTGATGAAGTATATGGCACTCTGGAACTGACCGATCCAGCTTTCACCGAAGCAACCGCGTATGCGCCGAATTCGCCATATTCTGCATCAAAGGCTGCTTCTGACCACCTGGTACGTGCTTATCACCATACTTATGGTTTACAAGTGACTACCAGCAACTGTTCCAATAACTATGGTTATTATCATTTCCCGGAAAAACTGATCCCGTTGTGTCTGACTAACATTCTGGATAATAAAGCACTGCCAATTTACGGTGATGGCAAACAGATCCGTGATTGGTTGTTTGTGGAAGATCACTGCCGCGGTATCGAACTGGTGCTGGATAAAGGCGTGATCGGTGAAACTTACAATATCGGCGGTGTTAACGAATGGCTGAACATTGATATTGTGCACCTGATTTGCGAACTGGTGGAAGGAGAATTTACTGCTGATAGCTCGTTAGTAACACGTTACCCAGCTTCACCTTGTGCCAAAGGCGAATCTGCGAAGTCATTGATCACTTACGTAACTGACCGTGCAGGTCATGATCGCCGTTATGCTGTAGGGACTGAGAAAATTCAGCGTGAACTGGGTTATCAGCCGCAGGAAACCTTCCAGACGGGTATTGCCAAAACCATTAAATGGTATCTGGCTAATGAAAATTGGTGGCGTCCGCTGAAAAAATAA
- the rfbC gene encoding dTDP-4-dehydrorhamnose 3,5-epimerase, translating into MSFEKPLLLPLKRFDDERGYFQELWRECSCYPELLLRRVSFIQENFSHSQKNVLRGLHYQLQKPQGKLLTVLHGQIFDVCVDLRKSKSTFGQVYHFELSSAQPEWLWIPPGFAHGFYVLSHRADCFYKCTEYFDPTDSYVIRWNDPTLNISWPLIEEKPLLSPNDANGCDFIKADYFL; encoded by the coding sequence TTGAGCTTTGAAAAGCCCTTACTGTTACCACTAAAGCGTTTTGATGATGAGAGGGGATATTTTCAGGAGCTGTGGCGTGAGTGTAGTTGTTATCCTGAATTGCTTTTGAGGAGAGTATCTTTCATTCAGGAGAATTTTTCTCATTCGCAGAAAAATGTTTTGCGAGGTCTGCATTATCAACTGCAAAAACCACAAGGTAAGCTACTAACAGTATTACATGGTCAGATTTTTGATGTTTGCGTTGATTTAAGAAAATCAAAAAGCACATTTGGCCAAGTTTATCATTTTGAGCTGTCTTCAGCGCAACCTGAATGGCTTTGGATCCCGCCAGGATTTGCGCATGGATTTTATGTTTTGAGTCATCGGGCTGACTGCTTTTATAAATGTACTGAATATTTCGATCCAACAGATAGTTATGTTATTAGATGGAATGATCCGACACTGAATATTTCATGGCCATTAATCGAAGAGAAACCGTTGCTTTCACCCAATGATGCTAATGGCTGTGATTTCATAAAGGCAGATTATTTCTTATGA
- the rfbD gene encoding dTDP-4-dehydrorhamnose reductase yields the protein MKVLITGAHGQVGLFITHKFKQAGWQVYAASHSELDICNKDAVRKIVFVIRPLLVINAAAYTAVDQAEKEPDLAHQINAVAPGYLSAAAAEVGAVVIQMSTDYVFDGCKQGTYKETDHPHPINLYGVSKLAGEQHVISANPHHIIFRTSWVFSEYGSNFAKTMLRLAGDRDELRIVADQYGGPTYAGDIADALVNIAGKVTNTPDFSGWGIFHYCGTPYVSWYLFAKAIFVRTFQLGIISTFPEIKGISSAEYPSLTVRPRNSTLNCSKIKAVFGISQPDWQQSLDAMLVSFHQRKLPL from the coding sequence GTGAAGGTTTTAATTACCGGTGCACATGGTCAGGTAGGTCTGTTTATAACACACAAATTTAAACAGGCCGGATGGCAGGTATATGCCGCTTCACATAGCGAATTGGATATATGCAACAAAGATGCAGTGCGTAAGATTGTCTTTGTAATCCGGCCTTTGCTGGTAATTAATGCTGCAGCTTATACTGCGGTAGATCAGGCAGAGAAAGAACCTGACTTGGCACACCAGATTAATGCTGTTGCGCCCGGATATTTGTCTGCTGCTGCCGCAGAAGTGGGGGCTGTGGTCATTCAAATGTCTACAGATTATGTGTTTGATGGCTGCAAACAAGGTACCTATAAGGAAACCGATCATCCGCATCCAATCAATCTCTATGGAGTTAGTAAGCTGGCAGGGGAGCAACATGTTATCTCTGCCAACCCTCACCATATTATCTTTCGTACTAGTTGGGTTTTCAGCGAATATGGCTCTAACTTTGCCAAAACTATGCTGCGTCTGGCTGGTGACCGGGATGAACTACGTATCGTTGCAGATCAGTATGGTGGCCCTACTTACGCCGGTGATATTGCTGATGCTTTAGTCAATATTGCAGGTAAGGTGACTAATACCCCTGATTTTTCTGGATGGGGTATTTTTCATTATTGTGGCACGCCTTATGTTAGTTGGTATCTGTTTGCGAAAGCGATTTTTGTGCGCACCTTCCAGTTGGGTATTATTTCCACTTTTCCTGAAATAAAAGGCATCTCTTCTGCAGAATATCCATCGCTGACCGTTCGCCCCCGGAATTCCACATTAAACTGTTCTAAAATAAAAGCGGTATTTGGTATCAGCCAACCCGATTGGCAACAATCATTGGATGCCATGCTAGTCTCATTTCATCAGAGGAAATTACCACTTTGA
- a CDS encoding Wzy polymerase domain-containing protein, giving the protein MIKTLPVTEKIFWGLIVIYTLLGMHIFMHNQGGAGLYLPFNIVGWVFISVIISVGIWHLTIIRQLTFPRTLVLYLIGFLVLLIPFLNPQAEWNIQAQPRFLAIAAGLLLFFALSQFRFSESHRHIILYWLLIAIAIEVVYGLAQYFLLKEGNWFGYDVKINRPYGIFQQVNVFSSFISAGLAITLYLFRWDNNVLICRWRQGLLSFILLATPLLLMQIQSRAGTIGAIIVLLCMMPVLWNYNRRVFWYSASLLAIGCSVGLWVSSFSRTAESYENTVGMRKLYWSHLLSMLPQSPWFGHGYGSFEYTFLHDFYAPEHITPGMRLMEENLDHPHNEVLFWLHEGGIVAIIGLLIFATGYIRSLFKCAGWAKRISLLALVLPLLFHSMVEYPFYHSVTHFFFFIVFLWLADAEYGQQKIIACNYWFLARFMAILIPLVVVPFMLTGLQTAYVLTKYDRMKDKNPQMLEQIINPLPWMMMYEFQMRSVQLTFSAAMHDKAGLENYVVWAKEFLHNTPRAVVYARLVYALQQLNDKEQAQFWFDEGKRVFPRNEALQKMPFILTSSGGKSVSQ; this is encoded by the coding sequence ATGATAAAGACTCTTCCTGTTACGGAGAAAATATTCTGGGGCTTAATTGTTATTTACACCCTGCTGGGGATGCATATATTTATGCACAATCAGGGAGGGGCTGGGCTATATTTGCCTTTTAATATAGTTGGCTGGGTATTTATTTCGGTAATAATTAGTGTAGGTATTTGGCATTTGACGATAATTCGACAACTGACATTTCCCCGTACACTTGTTTTGTATTTGATCGGTTTTTTGGTTTTATTAATACCATTTTTAAACCCACAGGCTGAATGGAATATTCAGGCTCAGCCACGATTTCTAGCTATTGCTGCTGGCTTATTGCTTTTTTTTGCCTTATCTCAGTTCCGTTTTTCTGAAAGTCATCGTCATATCATTTTATACTGGTTATTAATTGCCATTGCTATAGAAGTTGTTTATGGGCTTGCACAGTATTTTCTATTGAAAGAAGGAAACTGGTTTGGCTATGATGTTAAAATAAACCGTCCATATGGTATTTTTCAACAAGTTAATGTTTTCTCTAGTTTTATTTCTGCTGGCTTAGCTATAACACTTTATCTATTTCGCTGGGATAACAACGTGTTGATTTGTCGTTGGCGGCAGGGATTACTTAGTTTTATTTTATTAGCAACACCACTGCTGCTAATGCAGATCCAATCTCGGGCTGGCACTATTGGTGCCATTATTGTCCTTTTATGTATGATGCCTGTTTTATGGAACTATAACCGACGTGTTTTCTGGTATTCAGCTAGTTTGCTGGCTATTGGATGTAGTGTTGGATTATGGGTGTCATCATTCTCCCGAACGGCAGAGAGTTATGAAAATACTGTAGGTATGCGCAAACTCTACTGGTCTCACCTGCTATCAATGCTACCGCAATCTCCTTGGTTTGGACATGGCTATGGCAGTTTCGAATATACATTTTTGCATGATTTCTATGCACCAGAACATATTACTCCGGGGATGCGTCTCATGGAAGAAAACCTCGATCATCCGCATAATGAAGTGCTGTTCTGGTTACATGAGGGTGGTATTGTCGCTATTATTGGTTTGCTGATTTTTGCAACCGGCTATATCCGTTCGTTATTCAAATGTGCAGGCTGGGCGAAACGCATTTCACTGCTGGCACTAGTGTTGCCTTTGCTTTTCCATTCAATGGTAGAGTATCCATTTTATCATTCTGTTACCCATTTCTTTTTCTTTATTGTTTTTCTATGGTTAGCTGATGCTGAATACGGTCAGCAGAAAATAATCGCTTGTAATTATTGGTTTCTGGCTCGTTTTATGGCGATTTTGATTCCTTTAGTCGTGGTGCCTTTTATGTTGACCGGATTACAAACAGCTTATGTGCTGACCAAATACGATCGTATGAAAGATAAAAATCCACAGATGCTGGAACAGATCATTAATCCGCTGCCTTGGATGATGATGTATGAATTTCAGATGCGCAGCGTGCAGTTGACCTTTTCTGCAGCCATGCATGATAAAGCCGGATTGGAAAACTATGTTGTGTGGGCAAAAGAATTTCTGCATAACACACCACGGGCAGTAGTCTATGCCCGGTTGGTTTATGCCTTGCAACAACTCAACGATAAAGAGCAGGCGCAGTTCTGGTTTGATGAAGGCAAACGGGTTTTCCCTCGTAACGAGGCATTGCAGAAAATGCCGTTTATTCTTACCAGCAGCGGTGGGAAATCAGTATCACAGTGA